The DNA window CCACAAATTTTAAATTTTATAATTTCCTAAAGAACGAAAGGGGTGCCTCCTATGGAAAAAGGATATATTCATGTGTATACGGGAAATGGAAAAGGAAAAACCACAGCAGGACTAGGTCTTACTTTAAGAGCCTTAGGGGCAGGAAAGAAAGTTTTCATTGCTCAATTTGTAAAATCTATAGAATATAGCGAACTAAAAATTTTAAAAAACTTAGATCATGTTCATGTATCACTCTATGGACATGGTTGCTTCGTCACAAAAGAACCTGCAAAAGAAGATATCTTAGCTGCACAGGAAGGTTTAGAAAATGTAAGGAATATCTTAAAAAGCCAAAAGTATGATTTAGTGATTTTAGATGAAATTACTATTGCTATATTTTTTAAGCTTCTTTCTACTCAAGATGTATTATCTTTACTAGATGATAAGCCTGACCCTACAGAGTTAGTGATTACTGGAAGATATTGTCCTGCAGAGATTATAGAAAAAGCTGATTTAGTAACAGAAATGAAAGAAATCAAGCATTATTATACCCAAGGGGTTTTAAGTAGAGAAGGAATTGACAAATAAATTTAATCTAAAAGGGCACATGGATTTTAATTTTCCATATGCCCCTTTTTTATATAGCATTTAATATATTCCCAGCAAATTGTTTGATATATTGATCAGGTACAGCCATATTTAGATTTTGTCCCTCTAACCCTGATGTTGTAATTCCTACTAGCTTTCCATACATATTAATCAATGCACCTCCTGAACTTCCTGGAGAAATGGGGGCTGTTATTTGGACCATTTTTATATCATCAAAATTTCTAAAACCTGATACAATACCGTCTGAAATAGTATTGAACAAACCTAAAGGGCTACCTATTGTTACAATCTTCTGCCCTCTTACCAAATCTAAGTTCTTTTCATTTACTTCAATAGGTTTTGTTCTCCTGTCTACCTGTATTAATGCTAAATCATAATCCGTATGATATTTGATAATATTATATGTCATGTATTCATTTTCATCATTTTCAAAAACTACACCAAAGAATGCACCTTTATGTACTACATGAAAATTCGTTATCATAAATCCATCATTACTGATTACAACCCCTGAACCTCTTCCAATTAATTGTTTTTCCCCATCATATACATTAATCATCACTACTGATTCTGCCAACCTTGCAATTTCTTCATAACTTTTTTCACCCTGATTCTCTGCATTTGAATGGTCTTTATTTATTTTTCTCTCAAAATTTATAGATCTACCCTTTTCCTCCCTAGCTGTTTGTACTTTAGGTAAATAATTTATTTTCTTCCTATGATTACCTACTGTAAATGGAATGATTGTAGCATGTATTTTTTTACCCCTTGCAGCATTTGAATAATTATTTATTTGAGGAAGTAACTGTTCTATATCTTCTTTAGGATTAATATAGAGTACATCGCACCCTATTTTAGATAATAATATCAAAAAGTACAGCTCATGTTCTTTAATTTCTCCATAAAATACAACTTTGTGAATAACATCCATATTCCCTATATTTTCAAACAGCTGCTTTAAATATTTGTTCATCCATAATAATAATTTGACTCCAAAGTTTTTTCTAATTGTTTTACTTTTACCTATATTATTGACATCATACAAATCCATTATTTCTTTAAATACTAACTTTTTCGTCCATTCTAAGCATTCATTTTTTATTTCATACCCCATATTCAAGTTAGATAATGGATATAGACTTTTATAGTTCTGATTTTCAAAGTCCATATATTCATCCATGACCCTCTTCATTTTTTCTACTTCATTTATGTCTAAAGCTTTTTCTAACCCCTTTGTAAATAAAATATAATTTCCTTGCATGGATTGCAAATACTTATCTAGTTCTTTCAATTCATGAATATACTCATTCTCATGCTCATTCATTCCTATTATTCTGCAAAAAAGAACTGATTTATTAAGACTTCCCTTTAAAGATTGACTTCTTTCATGGTTAAAAGTACATTTCATGTCTTTAAAAGGTTTTTCAGTCTTCATTATTATAGTTTTCAAAGGCTTTGCTTTTATAATCATTTTGCTTCACTCCAAAAATTCGAAAATTTATATCCTTATTTTATCATTTTTGGATTTAAAAAACTGCAAAATGAACTCAATTTTATCAAAATTAGTTTGAAATTGTCATTCATTGTAATGCAATTCATCGAGATTATCTGGTATGACCTTGATCTTCCTGATTCAAATAGACTAAACATATTCAAACTTTAGTGAAAAATCAATAGTGTATTTTCCATATGTTTAAGATTTAATTAAAATAACAAATGCCCTCCTTTCACATGAGAGCATTTGTTATATCATTTTCGAATTTTAAAAACTTCAAAATATCCTTCTAATTCTTTTTCTATCTCTTCTAACGTTTCTATATCATAGGGATGTAGCTTATTCTCTCCTACTAATACGGTTTCTCCATCCCTAAAATTTTGTATAGAATACCTTTTACTACCCTTTAAATAGTTTGCAATCTCTAAAATATCTTCTTTGGTTAATAACTCTTTGCACACAGTTGTCCGAAATTCATAATCTATATGTGAATTTCTTAGAAGATCAATCGTATTCTTTATAGCTTTTATATCTATATTCGTTCCTATAACCGTTTCATATTTATGAAAGGGCGCTTTTATATCCATGGCTACATAATCTACAATCTTTTCGTGGATCAGCCTTTTGACTACTTCTGGATTACTTCCATTGGTATCTAATTTTACTAAATACCCTGTATCCTTTACTCTTTTTGCAAAATCATATAATCCTCTATGTAAAGTTGGTTCCCCCCCAGAAATACATACAGCATCTACAAATTTTTTCCTCTTTTTTAGAAAAGCAAATATTTCATCATGGTCAATGGTCTCCCCCTGGCCTTTGACCAAATGATAATTATGACAATATTTGCATAGCATATTGCAATTTGAACAAAAATAAACGATGCTAATTTTATCAGGATAATCAATAAAAGATGCTTTTTCTTGCCCTATAATGTTCATGTTCAACACCCCTTGAGTCATAAATTTAGGCAAGGTTTTTCACCTTGCCTTTAAATGTATTGCATCAATTTTTAACCAATTTTCACATCAACTTTAACTTGTTTATTTTTTAAGCTTTGTCCACAAGAAAATTCTTTTCGATCCTTAAATTCTTCTTTCTTCCCCTTATTCCATGCTTGAACGGGTCTGTGGAATCCTACTACTCTCGTCCAAACTTCCGCTTCTTTTCCACAGTGAGGACATTCAAAATGCTCTCCTGATAGATAACCATGTTCTGCACAAATAGAGAAAGTTGGGGTAATGGTGATATAAGGAATACTGCTGTTTTCCATCACTCTTTTTAATAAAATTTTACAAGTCTCTATACTATCAATTTCTTCCCCTAAGAATCCATGAAGTACCGTTCCTCCTGTATATAGGGTTTGTAATTTTTCTTGTAGCTCAATAGCTTCAAAAATATCTTCTGTATACCCTACTGGAAGTTGTGTAGAATTTGTATAGTATGGTTCATCATTTCCTTGAGTAAAGATATTTTGATACAGCTTTTTATCCAATCTAGCAAAACGATAGCTTGCCCCTTCCGCTGGAGCTGCTTCAAGGTTCCATAGACTTCCTGTTTCTTCTTGAAATATTTGTATCACTCTATTCATAAATTCCATAATCTCAACAGCAAATTCGTTACCTTCTTCTGTTGTAATATCTACACCTAATAGATTTACACAAGCTTCATTCATACCATTTAAGCCAATTGTTGAG is part of the Crassaminicella profunda genome and encodes:
- a CDS encoding anaerobic ribonucleoside-triphosphate reductase activating protein encodes the protein MNIIGQEKASFIDYPDKISIVYFCSNCNMLCKYCHNYHLVKGQGETIDHDEIFAFLKKRKKFVDAVCISGGEPTLHRGLYDFAKRVKDTGYLVKLDTNGSNPEVVKRLIHEKIVDYVAMDIKAPFHKYETVIGTNIDIKAIKNTIDLLRNSHIDYEFRTTVCKELLTKEDILEIANYLKGSKRYSIQNFRDGETVLVGENKLHPYDIETLEEIEKELEGYFEVFKIRK
- the cobO gene encoding cob(I)yrinic acid a,c-diamide adenosyltransferase; this encodes MEKGYIHVYTGNGKGKTTAGLGLTLRALGAGKKVFIAQFVKSIEYSELKILKNLDHVHVSLYGHGCFVTKEPAKEDILAAQEGLENVRNILKSQKYDLVILDEITIAIFFKLLSTQDVLSLLDDKPDPTELVITGRYCPAEIIEKADLVTEMKEIKHYYTQGVLSREGIDK
- a CDS encoding serine protease, which gives rise to MIIKAKPLKTIIMKTEKPFKDMKCTFNHERSQSLKGSLNKSVLFCRIIGMNEHENEYIHELKELDKYLQSMQGNYILFTKGLEKALDINEVEKMKRVMDEYMDFENQNYKSLYPLSNLNMGYEIKNECLEWTKKLVFKEIMDLYDVNNIGKSKTIRKNFGVKLLLWMNKYLKQLFENIGNMDVIHKVVFYGEIKEHELYFLILLSKIGCDVLYINPKEDIEQLLPQINNYSNAARGKKIHATIIPFTVGNHRKKINYLPKVQTAREEKGRSINFERKINKDHSNAENQGEKSYEEIARLAESVVMINVYDGEKQLIGRGSGVVISNDGFMITNFHVVHKGAFFGVVFENDENEYMTYNIIKYHTDYDLALIQVDRRTKPIEVNEKNLDLVRGQKIVTIGSPLGLFNTISDGIVSGFRNFDDIKMVQITAPISPGSSGGALINMYGKLVGITTSGLEGQNLNMAVPDQYIKQFAGNILNAI